One stretch of Williamwhitmania sp. DNA includes these proteins:
- the fabG gene encoding 3-oxoacyl-ACP reductase FabG, producing MKRIENRIAIITGGADGIGKAAATRFAHEGATVLIWDMNEAKGAETVAEIAKNGGKAEFAKVNTAKFEEVEKATNDAIAKHGKIDILVNNAGITRDASLKKMTPQQWQEVIDVNLTGVFNCAKCVSGFMVEKGYGRIINTSSVVALYGNFGQTNYVATKAGLIGMTKTLGKELGRKGVTVNAVAPGFIATDMVKKMPENVLKSMEEKVPVGRLGLPEEIASAYLFLASDEAAYINGTVLSVDGGITI from the coding sequence ATGAAACGCATTGAAAATAGAATTGCAATTATTACCGGCGGTGCCGATGGTATCGGAAAGGCTGCTGCCACCCGCTTTGCCCACGAAGGTGCCACTGTGCTTATTTGGGATATGAACGAGGCCAAAGGAGCTGAAACAGTTGCCGAGATTGCCAAGAATGGAGGAAAGGCCGAGTTTGCCAAGGTTAACACCGCCAAGTTTGAGGAGGTTGAAAAGGCTACCAACGACGCCATCGCAAAGCATGGAAAAATTGACATTCTGGTAAATAATGCAGGTATCACTCGCGATGCCTCCCTAAAGAAGATGACTCCTCAGCAGTGGCAGGAGGTGATTGACGTTAACCTAACGGGCGTATTCAACTGTGCCAAGTGCGTTAGCGGATTTATGGTTGAAAAAGGCTACGGCCGAATTATCAACACCTCATCGGTAGTGGCTCTTTATGGCAACTTTGGCCAAACCAACTACGTGGCCACCAAGGCTGGGCTCATTGGTATGACCAAGACACTTGGCAAGGAGCTGGGGCGTAAAGGAGTTACGGTAAATGCGGTGGCTCCCGGATTTATTGCCACCGACATGGTGAAAAAAATGCCCGAAAACGTCCTAAAATCCATGGAGGAAAAGGTTCCAGTTGGACGCTTGGGATTGCCGGAAGAGATTGCTTCAGCCTACCTATTTTTGGCCAGCGATGAGGCAGCCTACATCAATGGCACTGTGCTGAGCGTTGATGGCGGCATAACCATTTAA